Proteins from a genomic interval of Callospermophilus lateralis isolate mCalLat2 chromosome 1, mCalLat2.hap1, whole genome shotgun sequence:
- the LOC143410218 gene encoding olfactory receptor 7A10-like — MKSRNDTQISEFILLGFSEDPELQLLIFGLFLSMYLVTVLGNLLIILAIISDSHLHTPMYFFLSNLSFVDICFTSTTIPKMLLNIQTQSKAITYTGCITQMYFFIHFAGLDIFLLTVMAYDRYVAICHPLYYTVIMNHGLCVLLVLMCWTLSVPNALLQSLMVLRLSFCTNVEIPHFFCELNQVVHRACSDTFLNDIVIYFSSLLLAFCTFTGIIYSYSKIVSSIRAISSAQGKHKAFSTCASHLSVVSLFYGTSLGVYLSSAVTPNSYSTATASVMYTVVTPMLNPFIYSLRNKDIKSALRRHLGGQL, encoded by the coding sequence ATGAAATCAAGGAATGACACACAGATTTCagaattcattcttctaggattttCAGAGGACCCAGAACTGCAGCTCCTTATCTTTGGGCTGTTCCTCTCTATGTACCTGGTCACTGTGCTGgggaacctgctcatcatcctggccATCATCTCAGACTCCCACCTGCAcacacccatgtacttcttcctctccaacctgtcctttGTGGACATCTGCTTCACCTCCACCACTATCCCCAAGATGCTGCTGAACATCCAGACACAGAGCAAGGCCATTACCTACACAGGCTGCATCACCCAGATGTACTTTTTCATACACTTTGCAGGGCTGGACATCTTTCTTCTGACTGTGATGGCCTATGACCGGTATGTGGCCATCTGTCACCCCCTGTACTACACAGTAATCATGAACCATGGGCTCTGTGTGTTGCTGGTTCTGATGTGCTGGACCTTGAGTGTTCCGAATGCTCTGTTACAAAGCTTAATGGTGTTGCGACTGTCCTTCTGCACAAATGTggaaattccccacttcttttgtgAACTTAACCAGGTGGTCCACCGAGCTTGTTCTGACACTTTTCTCAATGACATAGTGATATATTTTTCGTCTTTACTTCTGGCTTTCTGTACCTTCACTGGCATCATTTACTCTTACTCCAAGATCGTGTCCTCCATCCGTGCAATCTCTTCAGCTCAGGGAAAGCacaaagccttctccacctgtgcaTCTCACCTCTctgtggtctctttattttatggcACAAGCCTGGGTGTGTACCTCAGTTCTGCTGTGACCCCAAACTCATACTCTACTGCAACAGCCTCTGTGATGTACACTGTGGtcacccccatgctgaaccccttcatctacagTCTGAGGAACAAGGACATTAAGAGTGCTCTGAGAAGACACTTGGGAGGGCAACTATAG